CAGTTATGCTATATGTATGCAGCAATGgttattcaaaatatttccaactgtAAAATAGTTGGAAAAAGTGTgtgacagcaaaaaaatgacaatgcacatgcagtacacacagtacagacagaccTCTGCAGTGAGGAGACTATAATAAAGAACTGCAGGCTGAAATTAGAATTGTTTTTAATCATAAGTCATAAGGTGCTCCACACCTCACCCAGGTTACATTCTGCTGCAGTGTTCACATCGGAGGGGTGTTACTGTTCCATTCGGTGAGTGGCTGTTAACACTCGCCTTCTGCCGTCACCTCTCCGTCACCCATTGCACATGAAAGAAATGGATCTCACAttttaaaccacattttaaaGCTAAGTTATATGTCTGCTCTATTTCCTGGTAGCCTGCTTGCTTCAGGTAGCGAAAGGGAAATTTTATGCAAGGTTTGCAAATGCGAGAAGCTGCTAGAACACAAGGTGCTTGAGAAGGAAACCTgtcctttaaaaatgcatttaaaatacagccATTACCTTGCAAACATAGAACCATTGTGCTCTGTAAGATCTTTGTTGCAGGTTTGCCATGTCTCTTGAAGCCCCTGTTTAAGTTCTCCAGTGGCTGGCCTATTTTCTCTGTTCATGTGCCCCAgtggtttcttttcttttctgttattcatttggcagacgcttttatccaaagcgacttacataggttacagctttttacaatgttatccatttatacagctggatatttactgaggcagttgtgggttaagtaccttaccttggtacagcagcagtgtcctagcggggatcgaaccggcaacctttcggttacgagtcctgctccttaaccactatgctacactatatGGTTTCTTTTGTCTCCTCTTTTCAGGCAGTCCAGGAGTCCAACAAGCCTAAGTTAGCCCCCCTGAATGAAGGAGGGGTGTCTGAGCTGCTCAACAAGGTGAGAATTGACTCTGTGTCCACCattccttttgaaaatgcatgcttGCAATCCAGAAGACATAACCACCAGCCACACAGTTTTTTCACTGGAGATGGTTGTTTCCATttggtttctctttttttttaaatgtgctcatttttacaaatctgtTCTAGAGAGACAATTAATACCATAGGCATGTATTGTGTTACAGCTGTTGGGAGGCAATGTACTGGAAGGACAACATAACTGTATATAAGAAGTATAAGAGGATTACCCATAGAACATAGTAATACCAATGTGTCTGAATGTAGAATATGAAGGAATATGTTTTTAACTGTCAAAACATGTTCAACATGTTAATGCTTTATATAAAAGATTGCTAGTTGCATATATACCATCTTTTTACACATGAATTGTAATtttgctgtattatttattgaagtgggaataatttatgttttttatgtgacATTGTTTTACATATGTTAAAACATTATGTTAGCTTTTATAACATTATAAAGATATCGTTTACATCATTGTATGTCTGATGTCTTTATGTGCATGGTCTTCTGcttagaaaaaaaagcagtcatcTGATCTTGGTGGTTTACTCTGGTGGTTGCGTGGGTGGTGTTGTGTACGagaggtttgttttgtttcatggttTAATGACCTGTCATTTTCTAAACAAACCTCAGGTTACCTTGAACTTTTGATAACAACTTTGCAACTAGAGCAGTCACGTGTGTTGATATGAACCTGATTGGAGGAAACCTATGGAAATGTAGATTTACCCCTCTTTGGTAAATTGCTACTCTGTTATGCAAACAGATTGAGAAAATAGCAGCAGGTTGGTAATGCTAATTCCTGTGATTTCGGACTTGTTTTTAAGTCCTTCtaatcaacaaaatatttttcatcataaaaCCCATCAACCACCTTCAATAACTGAAGATATTGAAAAGTGCACAAACATAAAACCATACCGCAACCGTAAGTCCCTCCCGTAGACTGTTAGTGGTTTGAAATGCCTTCGCTGCTGAAAACATCTGAGGCCTGCAGGCGAGCACGTATGTTTAACTGTGAAGGACGCATGTTATACATTACTATGCAGTTACTGAACTCATCTTGCACTTGCAGGAGATTGCCAGACTGCAAGAGGAAAACGACAGACTTAAAGCCAGACTCCGGACATTAGAATCACAGGTAATTGTTCACAGAAGTCTCCATGTCATTATGCATTCTCATCCTTGCATCTAAATCAGAAATACATTCAACCCACTCAGTGCCGTTGTTGACTAACGTCGCCAAAACAATGAACGTTCTAGAGTGCCAAGGGCGACTCCGACAGAAATGCATCAGCAAcgaaaaatgtcattttatccAATCAAAATACAGTTATACTGTtgtaatgaaatgaactgaTGAATCAATAATTTGTGCCAATAATTATATCACAGTGTATATCAGTTATCAActaaatatatgtaattatcGACAAACTTAAAAATTAGGAGCGTAGCTTCTTACGTGGATACCGTTAAGGTGGGTTTTAACCGAACGTAAAGCGAAAGCAAAGCGAACCGAACGcaaagcagctagctagctagctatacaagTTTATTAAATGTCTAACCTCAAATTCTTTGACATACGCAGACATTACTGTATATGGGGCTGACCGATTGACATTGCTGAAAAAAACTGATTGTCATTTACttgtacaaaaatgaataagttagctagctacattactCCGTCAACTTTACATAAGTAACACAGGTCTGTAGGAATAGGATATCACTACAAGGAACCGAGTCAGCAGAATCAACAAAGATGATCTGTGTGGTTGTTGATGTTTGCCTAATTTGCATATCCGGTCCTATAAAAGCCAGTTTcgtcatcattattattgtagtgTGTTATCGGTGATCACAGAGCGAGAGAATGGCGAGTTTTTTAGTtgggacagtgacagtgaggaggagttttttggttttgaagaagaggagggggacAACAGGTATGTTGAGGCTGTGCGAGCTCTTGAGCTAGCACTGAACGCTCGCCTGAGGGAATGGAAGCCCACAGATGTGGCAGAGGTGCGAGTTTTTCTTGCTATGTAGATTAGTTTAGGACTTCTGAAAAAGCCGAAAATGGCCGATTATTGGAGTTCAGACAGTCAGTCCGTGGTGGGAAAACCCCTTCCAGTCTGGGCCGAATAGACTGgtggctccctccacacttgtgcTGTAACAATTCTGAATTGAACAATGTTATATAATAAGTACAGAAAATAATCTTCAGAGTCTGATGCTGttggtttattgtatatgtgcacaaatcacatacagtaaaccgggctggtccgcgCGGAGCAGTAGCGTCATCAGTCATAACCCCAAGCAATCCCCCCAAGCGGTCTGAAAATCCCCAAAATACATCTTTCTTTTATGCTCTtaccccctccttcagtttcataacacattttctgtacaccaTTGTCTTTCATTCTGGCGTCATTCTCATTCCATATTTGGCCTTTTCTGTACACGATTGTTGCCAAGCTCACACCtgtttaattataaaaacaattacCCCGCCTTGGCTGTACACTTTTATCTCCAAGGCCGTACATATCtagtatataaaaaataattaaagaatatCAATCCTGCTTTGGCTGCCCTCCGATATTGCCGAGGCCACGCATACGTAATCAATGGCCAGAGTGCTTCAAACGTGAGTACCACCCATGGAAAAATCTCACGATAGATGAATTTATGGTTTCCTATTGCGGAAGAATTTTTTAAGGCAGTACATTCTGACGAAGCACCAtcattttggaatgaaaaaCTTTGTCCTAGCTGATGTGAAAACCAACTACACGTACCTGTGGGACGTCTATTCTGGAGGAGCCTATCGGTTTGATAGGGCTGTGGGCGTAGGCCATTCAGCTATTACCAATCTAAGAAATGCTGGACTGCTGGAGAAGGGTCATGTTGTTTACATGGACAACTTTTACTCACCTGAACTGTTTCAGAGCCTTCATAGGGCAAACACAGTTTATCCAAGTGTTTTGGCAAAAATGGGCTGGGAAATAAAATTAGTGGCAATAACCCTTACACCTCAGTCAAGAGtatcattacatgcatttagtggacactcttatccagagcaacttccatcacaatagaacataagtgcgTCCATTCAATTcaaacgagcaacagtgtcaaaccaggctaacaacactccagaccagtgagtgtgagcataagactattcaagccctaccacaagttaacttgtgcactaTGAtaaaagccaagtatactatgatacaaaagtccctagaacacaaattcatgaTACATCATAGTACTACTcattacatttaggtcattaGGTCATTACccataaaattaacatcaaatgcaagaagtagcaggtgtcagggtgtggggatagaagtggaaccgagattCGGACTGAAGAGGTAGGTCTTCATgcagttgccctgtagatgcagagcgcAGCGATCTTGAAGGAACATGgggtttgaagaggggtcaTAGGTATGaaggggctgtcccattcactgtcctgtatgccagcaccaaggttttgaatttgatgccagcgataacaggaagccagtgaagtgagatgaggaggggagtaactttTTGTAGACTGTAGACAAGTCATGCTGCTGCACTTTGGATGAGGTTTGATTGCACACTTTACTGCATTTATGCTATGCAATAATGGACTCATTGTTTTTCAGGCTACAAGTGCATTAGATGAGAAATCCAAGGTGGAGAAGGCTTTGAAGGACTTACAGAAGATTCAAGGAGACCAGCAGGTATTGGGGCAGGTGTACAGGGGATAACATGTCTAAAGGAGTCTAGAAATGAACTAAAAGTCATctgttatattttatgtgttattataaatgaatgacatatGTGCCAAATTTCCAACCGCTTATATGGTGATTTTGCAGGGTTAAGTACAGGTCAGTGCTGAAgtgcagatgcacacatacagttgACCCTCTCTTCACAAAACAAgtaatatatgtttatatgaaGGCAGGAATGTATTTTGgacatgtcaaaaatgtttcttgttattaatatatacatagtaaattttcaaatgttattttgtgcaTATATTGTACAGTATGAAAGTGCAATACATGCAGTGATTGTTGCATGGAAGCTGAAGATTAATGGATACATTTGATGTGACCACTATTTAAGTAGTGTATTacttatactgtatttttgtgtcatttcactcaTTATCAGTCTACAAGTTTTTTCgctgcataaaaataataaaaagaaaataaaatattaactttaAAATGCTTGAATGAAACCATGCTTGTTTGTTAAATTGCTTGATTGtacttaattttcttttttattttgtttgctgtcATGGAAATGTATCAGTATGTATCTATGATAAACATGCATAGCTGCTTAGGCCACAGCTTTAGAGACTGTGTTTAAAGAATATGAATGTAGTTGTGATTGATAGAGTAGAGATTACTGTGCCATTTAGGACTGGCCAAGATCTTAGTAGGATTTGGGGAgaggtggggtgtggggtggggggtagcaTGTCACCATGTATTAGAAAGTGGGCTTTATATGGTAACGGTCAAATAAGACCATGTAGCCTATTGCTTGTCTTCCCTATGAACAATATTACAGTTATATCCATGTATGATTAAGTGATATCACTTATTTGTTTCTATCACTTATTtgtatctgtgttttgtttaagatttacatttttgccaCCCACTTCAACAGGTGGGTTTTAAGAGCAGTTATTCCAAGCCTACCATCTCCTAGCTACTCCATACTACTGCTCtggtctttctctctttctgtttggtGCCCacttccctctcctttctctctttctctctctctctgtctctcagaaacttctttttttctcttttctctcttgttcactcctgttttttcccctctcccccagctgGTCCTGCCCTCCCAGGAGATCAGTAGCCTGGAGGACACAGTGGCAGCGCTGAAGGCTGACTTTCAGAAGTCCCTGAGCGCCAGCACAGCATCCCAGAAGGACCTGCAGGAGAACCTAGTCACTGCCAAGCATGACCTGCTGCGGGTGCAGGAGCAACTATCACTGGCTGAGAAGGTatgccccgccctgccccgccccactTGCCCACACCACCACTTCCTAGCCCCTGCCATTTTTGTTGACTAACACTTGCTCAAAACATTAGGTTCATACTTGGACCTGGGCTCGATGTTAAACAGTGCAGGTCTGATAGCTGtatttgtgggtgtgtcttCCTTGAGGAACTGGAGAAGAAGTTTCAGCAAACTGCCGCCTACCGAAACATGAAGGAGATCCTCACCAAAAAGAACGAGCAGATTAAGGAGATCAGAAAGCGCTTGCAGAAGTGAGTGACATCTCTATTCACTGAGCCATTCTGACCACATAGTACACCCTCACTGTGCCATTCTGACTTCATAGTACACTCTCACTGATCCTTGCTGACCTCACAGTATTCTCTCAATGAGCCATTCTGACCTCACAGTTAACACTCACTTAGCCTTTCTGACCTCacagcacactctcactgtgctgttctgaCCTCACAGAAGCCTTCACTGATCCATTCATTGTCTTAGCATCGCATATACGTCAGCCGGGTACAGTGATTGCAATAATAATTACGtggtgtatttatttttgtgcaggtATGAATCAGATGAATAAACCAGTTGGATGAATTGCCTGTTGTGTGTTGTGCACAGATCAGGCAAATGGCTAACACTGCCACAGAGAGAGCAATGGGAAGGGCTTTGCTTTGGACACACTACTTTCTGCTCTTGCAGTGGACtctgctttggataaaggcaAGTGCTTTGGAAATGGGAACTTGACAGTGTAGTGCAACCCCAGCAGTTCACAGGCAGTTGAGCTGTGGCAGGACACCCCATATCAGTTCATATCTAACAGGCTTTATAGTTATTAGCCCTGGGTGTAGGTAGCAAGCTACGACCACAGAGATGAAGAGATTGTTCCTCACCGGGGGGGCCAATGGTTTGGTTCTTTGGTACTCAAGGTACAACAATCACATTTTGTCCCACATCTGGATTTTGAAATGGTTGAAGAACTGAAATGACTGAAGAACTGTCACATTGAATTGTGGAAAAATTTTGGCCATATGCCGAAAGTTTATGCTAACACTAACAATGTACGTTTTTCCTCCTGGAAGGTGGATATTTTtatgaaatcatgaaaaattattttaaaagactttAATGAATTAAGAATGTCTTTGGACAGTATATAAACATATCTCTATATTTGTACATCCCTGTGTGTATGCAGAGAGCACGTGGTGGATAGCCACTTGTAGAACCCGCTTTATTTTTACAAGACGTATGTCCTTTCTTTCTTCAGTGTGACTGTCATAAATAAGAGGTACTATGTAATGAGGAATATTCTACTGTAGTGGCTTCTGCTGTTGCCTGTTGTCACAGAGATTGTGTACATAAGACAAAGTGACATTTGTTGTGTCTGACGAAGCCTGTGTAATACATTACAGGGGCTGGAGAAATAAATACTAATGAGatgagtttcattttctgttctacTTTCTTTTCCTTATGACTGACCGAAGCACCTCCATGCCCTGGCCTTAGTTTTGAGCGAGAGCGAGAAAACTGAAATAGGCGGATATTCATCCTCCTCATCGTGTTTGTTGGTTTTAGTGTGCATCTGAGCGATTCATAGAGAAAGCAGATTTTAGTCTATTTTAAATaagctgtttgtttatgtgGAATCTGTTTTACGTTTCTCAAAAATgctattttgatttaaaaaacgATCTCAATAGAAATTGATTGACAGCTTTGTGTTAGATCTGAGAGTGTTCTGCCTCTGAATctcactgaaatgttttctgttcttaattttaactttaaaatgaatatttaagtAACTTTAAAATTAACTTTAGGTAACACAACATATTAATgatattgtggaaaaaaacaattttttcataattcagGACTCATTATTAGGGACCGCTGTGTTTAGATTGAATAGTCTTATTTATCTGGATGGCAGGGAAACCTGTATGGCCTTCCACAGTGAGGTTCATGACAGCTGTGCttgataaatgaatgaacatttgATCTAAGGTCTTGATACGGAAAATGAACACTTATTCAATGCATTTGACATTAGTACATTCTGACTCCTGTGTGTGCAAGTCTTATCTTGCTGCTTTAGTACTCCTGGAAGAATACCAATCAAATGTGTCCTAGAGGCTTTCAAGACCAAACAACATCTCCTGTCAGTCACTGTACTATGTACATTTTattgccattaaaaaaagaaattctctTTTTGCAATTGACTGTGGTCTTGCGCATCAATGTGACAGATACTTAGTGGCTTTGGAAGCACATGCTGACCATCTTAAGGAGATAGTAAACTAGTCCACTGTGGTACAGTGGTGTTAAAGGAGAAACAGTAGTGTTTTGCCTTTGGCTTCAGACTTTCTCATTTCTGTACAAGACACAAtccaaatgtgtgaaatattgaGAAAAGAATAAAGGCTAATTGGAGTGCTCTTTTCAAAGCAGTATTTTACCTGAGAAATTCCAAAAGGCTTTTGAAAATGTACCATGAAGTACTTAATGAGTCAGTCTATATTACAGCAATGGACAACCTCAATTTATGTAGGGGCACCAAGTCAGCTATCCACGGCATCTCATCtaatttgtcttattttaatttcattgtgaGTTTTCTTCCTTCATGAGACCAGGTTGCAAAGACAGTCCTGGGAGATAAATCTCGTTTCTTAAATAACTACCCTAAGGTGGCTCATCTTCAACAGAGCTTAATTAAACTGACACCCCTGCCTTTGGGTGCAGTTGAAATGGAGTGGCCTAAGGGTACACAGGGGGGCAGAGCAGGAAGGGGTGTGCAGGGGTGGGTTCAGGCTGACAGCAGCTCTCTTaacccactccctctctctcttggcTCTATATAAAGCTGTAGTTCCCAGTTTTTGCCCAACCTGCGCTCCCAGTTGCTCAGTGCTGCCTGTGGTATACATCATCATCAGAACATGTCCTTAtccttgtctctgtcttccGCCAGCATGTCAGGGGCTGGTGGTTTCGGATTCTCTGGAGGATTGGGTGGCCTCAGCCTGGTcaagggtggtggtggggcagGTGTCGGCCTAGGCCTTGGGGCTGGTGCAGGCCTTGGGATGGGGCTGGGAGTGGGGGCAGGCAGCAGGCTAGGTTTTGGAGGGGgcctggggctggggctggggggcggTTCTGGTATCGGCCTCGGAGGAGGAGCGGGAACTGGGCTAGCCATAGGTGCTGGGGGCAGCGGTGGAGGGTTTCTGATGGCCAGCCCTGCCTTCAACATGGGGCGCACCATTGCTGCAGGGGGCCTGAGCGCTGGCTCAGCCCTGGTCGCAAAGCCTGCAGCGGGCCCGTCGGTGGCCCCGGTCCTGACACGCGCAGCTGAGAAGTCCACCCTCTCCGGCCTCAACGACCGTTTCTCGTCTTACATGGCCAAAGTGCACGAGCTGCAGGCAGAGAATGCCGTTCTGGAGGCCAAGCTGTCCCAGCTGACCGGCGGGGCAGACATGGCCCCTGAGACATCCAGCACCACCAGTGCAGACTACGAGGCACAGCTGGCAGAGTACCGCCAGACCCTGGAAGCCCTCACCCTCGACACCATCAGACTGGAGATCGAGCTGGACAACATCCGTGGAACTGCCAGTGAACTCAAGGCCAAGTAGGTGTCTGTACAATGCTCTCTAAATATAACATACAATTACATTAGATTTTGAAACATCCATCATATGACAAATTCCACATTGCATGGCATTTAGactgcaatatatttctttattatgaACTTCATCATCTGAAAAATCAACTTGAAACAGCACTTTCTGACGTGTATAACTGACGGAAAAATGTTTTCCCCATGATAGGTTCAGTTAGAGAGTAAAACTAAGTTAGAAGGGGATATGCGAAGGTGTGAGATCTTTAAACAGTCCTTTGATTTTCAAGTGCTGAaaaattactgaaatgaaaatatcctGATGGGAAAAGTAATATAAGTGTACGCAAACCATTTCGTCAGCTTGTAAAACTCTTCCTGTTACAGACCTAAAGCAATGCATGGCTTCATTTTCAGTACCTCAGTGCGTCTAATTGTTTGCCTGTAAGTGGTACGTAACTTCTGTGTTTGGAGTATATCTTCTTTTTAGAACTTTCTCTTTTTGtcattgaaaaatgtacagaaatgaaCCATTGCaaatgaattgtgtttttaatttttgggTGGTTAGGAGTTGCTCCATCATCTTGCCTGGTTTTAGATCAGtctaatttatttgattttcataCAATGGTTAGCAATCCGTTTCTCAGTCCTATTACGGTCTACAAGGCTCAGAGAGACTGATCTTGTCGCCAGGCTATGCGTGACGTTGTCCGAAACAAGTGTTTTATTCGCAGTGATGTTCATCCTCTGTCCTGCAGGTATGATTTTGAGCAGGGGGTGAAGTTCCAGCTGGAGGCTGACATTGCTGCCATGAAAAAGGTGAGGGAAGGGAGACTGGGGTCAGAGTAACAAAGAACCCTTATTGCCTTCTGTTGATTACATATTCCTACCAGGGTTTCcactaggattttttcttgccggtccggtgtctggaaaaaatttattttaccggacaaattcGAAACTTACCGGTCgtgtttcaataacagtctatgttacaaacgcaaatataatgtacacctaggttgatgaaagaatgacaaggacctcaaatcagtttgactacttaatgaacagtaacaattgatcgaaacctcaacattagccgctaaaatgtaggctattacgaaacgTCTGTAActtgtaacatctgtagcctgttttaaaaaaaaaaggctaggcctacatggcatcaaatgtaggctataggctaccaggtaacattttattttctcctttttttttcattgcggcaaagtcctctgctgccgacttgaaatcaaacttGTCcgatgtgtctttgcagcttgcaatgcacaTAAGATGCGTCACTCTCTCgtcctccagacgacttcgcagcgccgtcttaattcgattctgcagagagaagcccctctgCTGGCACACAtgacacaggcagaacacaggcaattttagccagtgtagctCAGTCGGGGTGCAGCTGGCTGAACTCATAAATGAGCACTTTGCAAGCTGTTGCAAAAGTTAAACCCCCATAACCGTGGAGCGCCGTCACCACTGCCACTACATgcttttggagaaaaaaaagtactgtaggctgttaataggctgtttcgctgtcaaaacacaaatgtcctgtttagggatagcctttgttATAGCTATGTTGTGCATGAGCATTATTACTGGCCATTTTGACCgccaagtttttaatttatcttttttttttttttttaataaattttaccaggcaaaaagCGGTAATTACCGGATAACGGAAACCCTGATTCCTATGCGTCACTAATTCACTACAGTTATGGTCATATTCTTCCTTCATTCCTTATAATGAAATAGATTCCATATGgtaaaaaataatagaaaaaagaaaaagtatagCTGCAAgggcttttgttttccttcaagACAAAGCTGAGAAACAGCAAGATGATCTGCGGAACAGTGTTTCACAGAGGTGGCTATATGGTTGCTTGCAAGTTAGAAGTGATATATGGCGGAGAGAGGGCGGATCAGAGACATGTACTCCAATCATAGTGTCggggaagtgagaatttaataaacattacacggtctgaacccagcagtcttagaaattaatgcccttgtttatcgTCTGGCACTCTGAATATCAAACACAAATGACGCCAATTACTAAAACtcctcacttaaccaacatgtaaaataattaaaagaatttatttaatgtaataattattaaGTTAGATAATAATGTagatattaattatcaattaaatcgcCGAATTCGTTGATAGGAGATGAGCAGCctggtggatcaacctttgTCAGAATTATACAaacaactggaataaattaaaaaggtttactGAGAAGTTGCACTACGACAAGACAAAGTCTGGgctacagacctggtccactaccttaacagacattaaattacatgaaGACATtgacaaaacaagaacatggacGGATCacagaatggatgaatgaatgtgtgaaaagaaaattacccaagctaattgtttacctctcccaaggaaga
The nucleotide sequence above comes from Megalops cyprinoides isolate fMegCyp1 chromosome 2, fMegCyp1.pri, whole genome shotgun sequence. Encoded proteins:
- the LOC118773519 gene encoding leucine zipper transcription factor-like protein 1, whose protein sequence is MAEFGFNEHHQNEVINYMRFARSKRVLRLKTIDSCFQDLKDSRLVEETFTVDEVTEMLDGLRVVVHGEVETELINTAHTNVLLLRQLFSQAEKFYLKLQTDISELENRELLEQVAEFEKAEFKTTGKKAVQESNKPKLAPLNEGGVSELLNKEIARLQEENDRLKARLRTLESQATSALDEKSKVEKALKDLQKIQGDQQLVLPSQEISSLEDTVAALKADFQKSLSASTASQKDLQENLVTAKHDLLRVQEQLSLAEKELEKKFQQTAAYRNMKEILTKKNEQIKEIRKRLQKYESDE